Proteins co-encoded in one Micropterus dolomieu isolate WLL.071019.BEF.003 ecotype Adirondacks linkage group LG19, ASM2129224v1, whole genome shotgun sequence genomic window:
- the LOC123958071 gene encoding uncharacterized protein LOC123958071 yields MPTHRQQPLPALMPAVSFSVYEPDRSGQQVPEMLEREEMFSTDSTKIQLFTPQREEDQQQEDHLYGLENNIFQNYYFDEDFQLPNFNINMFHLHSFRNLNLYLIAKNPVNDFLWTVKNDSNLPSMISRTANLQDLQAAVVLPNYSPSDFSTVGIRQTSLTEKIMLLKDAFIKLTTCRDKKQLFKRIMTLFSEAKNDLGLNAVPAGRHLELWLKSYQTKHKRGKQYAFAVCKMKNGKYKHFQGVCPCFRNKKRKSSASPSTEVTSHSEESLIRQIDKFLLNNGTNVRHILIYTLNSPCLKREKHIEPCMFKLLEMADQWLSKYGFFTDVAFTKFWGLTGPNYFADLKFSDISSPSSCFYPYVQTCKKTPFKLDSTFFRKDVIKCGIYRTLYDIKDTKQRSKPKGDIQSCLHKLVKLAENSVNLRKDQHVARGVKMISSLTFHPLIHNKIIDILTKNWNEMVIYSSMSPIREQINTDFNTAVVHLFLKYLKSTLGNSSPLQLYQVPRTE; encoded by the exons CCGGACAGAAGCGGACAACAAGTTCCAGAAATGCTTGAGAGGGAAGAGATGTTTTCAACCGATTCCACCAAGATACAGCTCTTCACACCCCAAAG GGAAGAAGACCAGCAGCAGGAGGATCATCTCTATGGGCTGGAgaacaacatttttcaaaactaTTATTTTGATGAAGATTTTCAGTTACCTAACTTCAATATAAATATGTTTCATTTGCATTCTTTCAGAAACCTAAATTTATACCTTATTGCAAAAAATCCGGTAAACGATTTTTTGTGGACTGTTAAAAATGACAGTAATTTACCTTCAATGATATCAAGAACAGCCAATTTACAAGATTTACAGGCTGCAGTTGTTTTACCAAATTACAGCCCCTCTGATTTCAGTACTGTAGGTATAAGACAGACTTCCCTTACAGAGAAAATTATGCTGTTAAAAGACGCTTTCATTAAGCTAACAACTTGTCGTGATAAAAAGCAACTTTTTAAGCGAATAATGACATTATTTTCAGAAGCAAAAAATGATTTAGGTCTTAATGCAGTGCCTGCAGGTAGACACCTGGAGCTTTGGCTAAAATCTTACCAGACGAAACATAAAAGGGGCAAACAATATGCATTTGCtgtttgtaaaatgaaaaatggtaaatatAAGCATTTTCAGGGCGTTTGTCCATGTTTTCGAAACAAGAAGAGGAAAAgttctgcttctccttccactGAAGTTACATCACACAGTGAGGAAAGCTTAATTCGACAAATTGACAAATTTCTACTGAACAACGGAACAAATGTGCggcatattttaatttatactCTCAACAGTCCTTgtttgaagagagaaaaacatattGAGCCATGTATGTTTAAACTTTTAGAGATGGCTGATCAGTGGCTCAGTAAATATGGATTTTTTACTGATGTGGCGTTCACAAAGTTTTGGGGACTAACGGGTCCAAATTATTTTGCAGATCTCAAGTTCTCTGACATCTCAAGTCCCAGCAGCTGCTTTTATCCATATGTTCAAACATGCAAGAAAACCCCTTTCAAACTGGACAGTACATTTTTCAGAAAAGATGTTATAAAATGTGGTATCTACCGGACACTCTATGATattaaagacacaaaacaaagaagCAAACCAAAAGGTGATATTCAATCGTGTCTCCACAAACTTGTGAAACTGGCAGAAAATTCAGTTAATCTGAGAAAAGACCAACATGTGGCCCGTGGAGTGAAAATGATTTCTTCTCTCACATTTCACCCACTGATCCACAATAAAATTATTGACATTTTGACAAAGAACTGGAATGAAATGGTTATCTATAGTTCAATGTCACCTATTAgagaacaaataaacacagattttaacactGCTGTAGTTCATCTGTTTCTAAAATACCTTAAGTCAACTTTGGGGAACAGCAGCCCTTTACAGCTTTATCAGGTCCCCAGAACAGAGTGA